Proteins encoded in a region of the Flammeovirga yaeyamensis genome:
- a CDS encoding ABC transporter permease, which produces MQFLTYFFEAYSSVKANKLRTILTAAMITIGITSLVGIMTAIDAVSESINSGMSDLGVNNFDVTDLTRRRGAFGKKLAKKNVISYQEMKKFKQLLPVEGKVSLEVTVGQSLEIKRLSKKTTPNYNVTGIDDMYLKNNGYKMKDGRSFTSVELLQGQNVAIITKEVFDNLFEKNEDPINKTIGFKGKKYLVIGVVEEKGGIGGGSADRKVFIPLNNANKFATGQTLYYKAVVSTTDPRGVDYAISEARGILRVIRKDQLGKPDSFEITKRDSLSAEFDAMTTNLRWGGLVIAIVTLLGASIGLMNIMMVSVTERTREIGIRKSLGATTNAIRQQFLIEAIFICLLGGFLGVFIGALIGNVLSSFMGSESFIFPWIWLFISIIVCVFVGVTSGFYPANKASKLDPIESLRFE; this is translated from the coding sequence ATGCAATTTTTAACATACTTCTTCGAAGCTTACTCTTCAGTCAAAGCCAACAAATTAAGAACGATCTTAACGGCAGCAATGATTACTATCGGTATCACCTCGTTAGTAGGGATTATGACAGCTATTGATGCTGTAAGTGAGTCAATTAACTCTGGTATGTCTGATCTAGGAGTAAATAATTTTGATGTAACTGATCTTACAAGAAGACGAGGTGCTTTTGGTAAGAAATTAGCGAAGAAAAACGTCATTTCTTATCAAGAAATGAAAAAATTCAAACAGTTATTACCTGTAGAAGGCAAAGTAAGTTTAGAGGTGACAGTTGGACAATCCTTAGAAATCAAAAGATTGTCCAAAAAGACAACACCAAATTATAATGTGACAGGTATTGATGATATGTACCTAAAAAATAACGGGTACAAAATGAAAGATGGTAGATCTTTCACTTCGGTAGAACTATTACAAGGACAAAATGTAGCCATCATTACCAAAGAAGTTTTTGATAACCTATTTGAAAAAAATGAAGATCCCATCAATAAAACCATCGGTTTTAAAGGCAAGAAATACCTAGTTATAGGAGTGGTAGAGGAAAAAGGTGGTATTGGTGGAGGTAGTGCCGATAGAAAAGTATTTATCCCTTTAAATAATGCCAACAAATTTGCGACAGGTCAGACTCTCTATTATAAAGCAGTAGTAAGTACCACAGACCCTCGAGGGGTGGATTATGCGATATCAGAAGCTCGAGGTATTTTGAGGGTGATTAGAAAAGACCAATTAGGTAAACCTGATTCTTTTGAAATAACAAAAAGAGACTCTTTGAGTGCAGAATTTGATGCCATGACAACCAACTTAAGATGGGGTGGTTTAGTGATAGCCATTGTTACCTTATTAGGTGCATCAATTGGCTTGATGAATATTATGATGGTATCTGTAACAGAAAGAACTAGGGAAATTGGTATTAGAAAATCATTAGGAGCAACAACCAATGCTATTCGTCAGCAATTCCTTATTGAAGCGATATTTATCTGTCTTTTAGGTGGATTTTTAGGTGTATTTATTGGTGCGTTAATAGGAAATGTACTGTCCTCATTTATGGGGTCAGAAAGTTTTATTTTCCCATGGATTTGGTTATTTATTTCCATTATTGTCTGTGTGTTTGTTGGTGTAACTTCTGGATTTTACCCTGCTAACAAAGCCTCTAAACTTGACCCAATTGAATCATTAAGATTTGAATAA
- a CDS encoding asparagine synthetase B, translated as MKTIISIYFLLITSIAPCLGSHLLVPMDEQQTNHLKAYGVTFWVLGQEVEAEWLLNYRGGSFMFKNQPSFEQELVIRGVSYEVISDAQALQIKEEIAHPESNMDLMRLDAVPKIAVYSPPSKQPWDDAVTLVLTYAEIPYDVIFDDEVMADLLPKYDWLHLHHEDFTGQYGKFYATYGREAWYIEAQNQFEASAKKHGFEKVSELKGAVVRKISDFCLGGGFLFAMCSATDTYDIALAAQDVDICDYMYDGDGVDSNVHDRLNYDKTFAFKDFKIKLDPYQYEYSEIDNQAYERGLREENDFFELFTFSAKWDPVPTMLTQNHQKQVKGFMGQTTAFKKRLIKSDVIILGECESVDEARYIHGTFGKGTWTFFGGHDPEDYRHFVGEEPTDLNLHPNSPGYRLILNNILFPAAKKKKQKT; from the coding sequence ATGAAGACCATTATCTCTATCTATTTTCTACTTATAACTTCCATTGCGCCTTGCTTAGGAAGTCATTTGTTGGTTCCTATGGACGAACAACAAACGAATCACCTAAAAGCTTATGGTGTCACTTTTTGGGTACTTGGCCAAGAAGTTGAGGCAGAATGGCTACTCAATTACAGAGGTGGAAGCTTTATGTTTAAAAATCAACCTTCTTTTGAACAAGAATTGGTGATTAGAGGTGTTAGTTATGAAGTCATCTCCGATGCTCAAGCTTTACAAATAAAAGAAGAAATAGCACACCCTGAATCGAACATGGATTTAATGCGTTTGGATGCTGTTCCAAAAATTGCAGTTTATTCACCACCGTCTAAGCAACCTTGGGATGATGCCGTAACTTTAGTACTTACCTACGCAGAAATTCCATATGATGTCATTTTCGATGATGAAGTAATGGCCGATTTATTACCTAAATACGATTGGCTTCATTTACATCACGAAGATTTCACCGGGCAATATGGTAAGTTTTATGCTACATATGGTCGAGAAGCGTGGTACATCGAGGCACAAAATCAGTTCGAAGCATCGGCTAAAAAGCATGGGTTTGAGAAAGTGTCGGAGTTGAAAGGGGCTGTGGTTAGAAAAATTAGTGATTTTTGTTTAGGAGGTGGATTCTTATTTGCCATGTGTTCAGCAACAGATACCTACGATATCGCACTAGCTGCACAAGATGTAGATATCTGTGACTACATGTATGATGGCGATGGTGTTGATTCTAATGTTCATGATCGTTTAAACTATGATAAAACGTTTGCATTTAAAGACTTTAAAATAAAACTAGATCCATATCAATACGAGTATTCTGAAATTGATAATCAAGCCTATGAAAGAGGATTAAGAGAAGAGAACGATTTCTTTGAATTATTTACTTTCTCCGCGAAATGGGATCCTGTTCCCACAATGCTAACTCAAAATCATCAGAAACAAGTAAAGGGTTTTATGGGTCAAACTACTGCCTTTAAGAAAAGACTTATCAAAAGCGATGTGATCATCTTAGGAGAATGTGAATCTGTAGATGAGGCAAGATACATTCATGGTACATTTGGAAAAGGTACATGGACGTTTTTTGGAGGACATGATCCAGAAGACTACAGACACTTTGTTGGGGAGGAACCAACCGATCTAAATCTACACCCCAACTCTCCGGGATATCGATTGATTTTGAATAACATATTATTCCCTGCCGCAAAAAAGAAGAAACAAAAAACCTGA
- a CDS encoding NAD-dependent malic enzyme: MYSRSQGFEILSDARHNKSVAFSRQERELFNLRGLLPYSSVTQDVQVKRIMDGLKRKSSDIEKYLLLSLLHDRNERLFYRVVTEYVEEVMPIIYTPTVGQACKEFSNNFKRTRGFYITPEDKGEIRKILDNWPEDYVKVIVVTDGERILGLGDLGANGMGIPIGKLELYCACAGIHPYECLPVMLDVGTNNQELLDDILYLGYPFNRIKGEEYFELVDEFVMAIQDKYPKALIQFEDFLTPNAYALLNKYKDKVLCFNDDIQGTAAVALSGVYASTRITNVAFKDLKVMFLGAGSAATGIADLMVAAYMKEGLTKKQAESQLWFVDVNGLVVESRDDLMEHNLPYAHLHPQMSFEEAIDDIQPHILIGATGVAGTFTQTVIEKMTKYNERPVIFALSNPTSKAECTAEQAYEWSNGKAIFASGSPFAPVNYKGTEYRPGQGNNAYVFPGIGLGAIISNAKNIPDELFLEAAKTLSEQVTEDDINAGALYPKLSEIRNHSLEIAIRVADAAFELKIAKGHKPHNLRKFVKDYMFDPKY, encoded by the coding sequence ATGTATTCTAGAAGTCAAGGTTTCGAAATTTTAAGTGATGCAAGACATAATAAATCAGTTGCATTCAGTAGGCAAGAACGTGAGCTATTCAATTTGAGGGGTTTACTACCCTACTCTTCAGTCACTCAAGATGTTCAAGTAAAACGTATCATGGATGGTTTAAAACGCAAATCGTCTGATATCGAAAAATATTTATTACTCTCACTTTTACACGATAGAAATGAAAGGCTCTTCTATAGAGTGGTGACAGAATATGTGGAGGAAGTGATGCCTATCATATATACTCCAACAGTTGGTCAAGCTTGTAAAGAATTCTCGAATAACTTTAAAAGAACAAGAGGTTTTTACATTACTCCAGAAGACAAAGGTGAAATAAGAAAAATACTTGACAATTGGCCAGAGGATTATGTAAAAGTCATCGTAGTTACTGATGGTGAACGTATTTTAGGTTTAGGTGATTTAGGTGCAAACGGCATGGGTATTCCCATCGGAAAGTTAGAATTGTACTGTGCTTGTGCGGGCATTCACCCATATGAATGTTTACCTGTTATGCTGGATGTAGGTACCAATAATCAAGAACTACTTGATGATATATTATACTTGGGTTATCCATTCAACAGGATAAAAGGAGAAGAATATTTTGAGTTAGTCGATGAGTTCGTCATGGCAATTCAAGATAAATATCCTAAAGCTTTAATTCAGTTCGAAGATTTTCTAACCCCAAATGCCTATGCACTACTAAATAAATATAAGGACAAAGTCTTATGTTTTAACGATGACATACAAGGTACAGCTGCTGTAGCTTTATCTGGTGTATATGCCTCCACAAGAATTACAAATGTTGCATTTAAAGACCTAAAAGTAATGTTCCTTGGTGCAGGTTCTGCAGCTACAGGTATTGCCGATCTAATGGTGGCCGCTTACATGAAAGAAGGACTTACCAAAAAGCAAGCGGAGTCGCAACTATGGTTTGTGGATGTGAACGGATTAGTGGTTGAAAGTAGAGATGATTTAATGGAACATAACCTTCCTTATGCTCACTTACATCCTCAAATGAGTTTCGAAGAAGCAATAGATGATATTCAACCTCATATACTCATTGGAGCTACAGGTGTTGCAGGAACTTTTACACAAACGGTTATCGAAAAAATGACTAAATACAACGAAAGACCTGTGATTTTTGCCCTCTCTAATCCAACATCAAAAGCAGAGTGTACTGCAGAACAAGCTTACGAATGGAGTAATGGAAAAGCAATATTCGCAAGTGGTAGTCCTTTTGCTCCAGTAAATTATAAAGGTACTGAATATCGACCAGGACAAGGAAATAATGCTTATGTATTCCCTGGAATTGGTTTAGGGGCTATTATTTCTAACGCGAAAAACATCCCTGATGAATTATTCCTAGAAGCTGCAAAAACACTTTCGGAACAAGTAACAGAAGATGATATTAACGCAGGTGCTTTATATCCAAAGCTATCAGAAATTAGAAATCACTCCTTAGAAATAGCTATTCGAGTGGCAGATGCGGCGTTTGAATTAAAGATTGCCAAAGGACATAAACCTCATAATCTCAGAAAATTTGTAAAAGACTATATGTTTGATCCTAAATATTAG
- a CDS encoding outer membrane protein assembly factor BamD, protein MKAILSILFVFSSLFALANGGVTRISTVNKHKNAAEAAFKAEDYKTAIKEFTILLDSLNEKDDAAMLDLAHAYFKSNDLENAKTKYANIQNAKDKKIASIANQQLGVIMSQDPKELEKAISFTKLAMKHDPTNLQARYNYELLLKKKQQQDEQNKDNKDNQDNKDKQDQQDKQDQQDQQDKQDQENKDKEEENKEDNKEDEQKKDEGENKEQEEQKSEEPQESEEEKEQKEKEKELQEFQERMQEIKMPKEQAQMILDALKNNEIQFFQQQKKKSNKRTDSDMQDW, encoded by the coding sequence ATGAAAGCGATTCTATCGATCCTTTTTGTTTTTAGTAGTTTGTTTGCCTTAGCAAATGGTGGAGTCACGAGAATTTCTACCGTTAACAAACACAAGAATGCTGCTGAAGCTGCTTTCAAAGCGGAAGATTACAAAACAGCGATTAAGGAATTTACTATACTTTTAGATTCTCTAAATGAGAAAGACGATGCGGCTATGCTCGATTTAGCACATGCTTACTTTAAATCAAATGATTTGGAGAATGCAAAAACTAAATATGCGAATATCCAGAATGCGAAGGACAAAAAAATTGCCTCTATTGCAAATCAACAATTAGGAGTGATCATGTCTCAAGATCCTAAAGAGTTGGAAAAAGCGATTTCATTTACCAAATTGGCGATGAAACACGATCCGACAAACCTTCAAGCACGTTATAATTATGAGTTGTTATTAAAGAAAAAACAGCAACAAGACGAGCAAAATAAGGACAATAAGGATAATCAGGACAATAAGGATAAACAAGATCAGCAAGACAAGCAGGATCAACAGGATCAGCAGGACAAGCAGGATCAAGAAAATAAAGATAAAGAAGAGGAGAATAAGGAAGACAACAAAGAGGACGAGCAGAAGAAAGACGAAGGAGAAAATAAAGAACAAGAAGAACAAAAATCGGAAGAGCCTCAAGAGTCTGAAGAAGAGAAAGAGCAAAAAGAAAAAGAAAAAGAATTACAGGAATTCCAAGAAAGAATGCAAGAGATAAAAATGCCAAAGGAACAGGCACAAATGATTCTTGATGCATTGAAAAATAACGAAATTCAGTTCTTCCAACAGCAAAAGAAGAAGTCGAACAAAAGAACGGATTCTGATATGCAGGATTGGTAA
- the rimO gene encoding 30S ribosomal protein S12 methylthiotransferase RimO — protein sequence MKARTTKENKVNVITLGCSKNIVDSEVIMTQLRGNGIDVEHEMDNDKFNIVLINTCGFIGHAKEESLETILRYAEAKKEGLVEKVYVSGCLSERYKEDLVKEIPEVDAFFGTREVPNLLKALKADYKKELLGERLLTTDKHFGYLKIAEGCDRPCSFCAIPLMRGKHVSVPIEELVKQAEDMVSKGVKEILLIAQDLTYYGLDIYKGRKLADLLRALSDVEGLEWIRLHYAYPTGFPMDVIEVMKEKDNIANYLDIPLQHGSTEMLKRMRRGTSREKQEELINAIRAQIPDIAIRTTLITGHPGETEEEFEEMLDFVERMKFERVGVFAYSHEEDTHAGDNMEDDVPEEVKQERQEAIMEVQEEISMELNQAKIGKTFKVLFDKIEGGYFVGRTEYDSPEVDNEVLVPVSEENHIRLGDFANVKITDAEPFDLYGEIVD from the coding sequence TTGAAAGCCAGAACGACAAAAGAGAATAAAGTCAATGTGATCACACTTGGATGTTCAAAAAATATTGTGGACTCTGAGGTAATCATGACACAGTTAAGAGGAAACGGAATTGATGTAGAACACGAAATGGATAACGATAAATTCAATATCGTACTCATCAATACTTGTGGATTTATTGGTCATGCTAAAGAAGAATCTTTAGAGACCATCTTAAGATATGCAGAGGCTAAAAAGGAAGGCTTGGTAGAGAAAGTATATGTTTCTGGTTGTTTATCAGAAAGATATAAAGAAGACCTAGTAAAAGAAATTCCAGAAGTTGATGCTTTCTTTGGAACAAGAGAAGTACCTAACCTTTTAAAAGCACTAAAAGCAGATTACAAAAAAGAACTTTTAGGCGAAAGATTATTAACTACAGATAAACACTTCGGTTACCTTAAAATTGCAGAAGGTTGTGACCGTCCTTGTTCATTCTGTGCTATTCCTTTAATGCGTGGTAAACACGTTTCTGTACCTATCGAAGAGTTGGTAAAACAAGCTGAAGATATGGTATCGAAAGGAGTAAAAGAAATTTTATTGATTGCACAAGACCTTACGTATTATGGTCTAGATATCTATAAAGGCAGAAAATTAGCTGATTTGCTTCGTGCTTTATCAGATGTTGAGGGCTTGGAATGGATTCGTCTACATTATGCGTATCCAACAGGTTTCCCAATGGATGTGATCGAAGTAATGAAGGAAAAAGATAATATTGCTAACTACTTGGATATTCCTCTTCAACATGGTTCAACGGAAATGTTGAAACGTATGAGACGTGGTACATCAAGAGAGAAGCAAGAGGAATTAATTAATGCTATCCGTGCTCAAATTCCAGATATCGCTATTAGAACAACTTTAATAACAGGTCACCCAGGTGAAACAGAAGAGGAGTTCGAAGAAATGCTTGACTTTGTTGAACGTATGAAATTCGAAAGAGTGGGTGTATTTGCTTACTCTCATGAAGAAGATACTCATGCAGGCGACAATATGGAAGATGATGTTCCTGAGGAAGTAAAACAAGAAAGACAAGAAGCTATTATGGAAGTTCAGGAAGAAATTTCTATGGAACTGAACCAAGCCAAAATAGGTAAAACTTTCAAAGTACTATTTGATAAAATCGAGGGTGGTTACTTTGTGGGTAGAACGGAATACGATTCGCCAGAAGTAGACAACGAAGTATTGGTTCCTGTTTCTGAAGAGAACCATATCCGATTGGGCGATTTTGCAAATGTTAAAATTACAGATGCAGAGCCTTTCGATCTTTATGGAGAAATCGTTGATTAA
- a CDS encoding sensor histidine kinase — translation MKLFEQNNKKQERKEHVSEATFIPVMTLSVIAITFLVGIWSVKELSDYKTDVEQLELEFTEKQKQVTRNEVENSFKYIKYLEKNTEKHLKKTLQNRVNEAYLIANNIYERNKRKLSKKQITELIKDSLKPIRFNSSRGYYFIDHIDGYAVMNASDPSAEGSYILDYQDAKGNYFIRQEMEIAKTVGSGFFEYYWMKPDQKDKKQYPKVSYIRYFKELGLVIGTGEYMDNVTKDMQVQALERMASVHFGKEGYLFVNQRGNPLLQRWKYYESAKQLSAEQLNSLPLTDEDGDTTYFNDVPFHLTNKKQIGGFYYYNYRKPNSQEVTKKFSYLLYFKEWDWTIGAGVYLDELDEQIDAKRAMLIRELTTELFRILSISTLLIAILWWRLRKVATGITNNLQEFSSFFDTASKEHVKINRDRLAYAEFDQLADLANKMLDERENDKRKIIEAYHEIQTSEEELRQQSESLILTNQKLEEAMNEVKAAQVQLINSEKMASLGQLTAGIAHEINNPINFVTSNVLPLKEDIEDIINLLNSCNDMIKMHEKGEDITEKVKEVNALAEEVEVDILTDEIKQLIQGIEEGAQRTKEIVLGLRTFSRLDEDTFKHANINEGIASTITILNNKAKKKNIEIKTDLQENLPEIQCLPGRVNQVFMNIINNAIQAVEENTGEIVVNTHYTEGDNDINITIRDNGCGMPQAVIDKIFDPFFTTKDVGEGTGLGLSITYGIIKQHGGQIMVSSKPATKDNDESFTEFSILLPIEGKKELEKK, via the coding sequence ATGAAGCTCTTTGAGCAAAACAATAAAAAACAGGAAAGAAAAGAACATGTCTCGGAAGCTACTTTTATCCCGGTCATGACTCTTTCTGTTATTGCAATAACTTTTTTAGTAGGCATTTGGTCGGTTAAAGAACTTAGCGATTACAAAACTGATGTTGAACAACTAGAACTTGAGTTTACCGAAAAACAAAAACAAGTGACTAGAAACGAAGTTGAAAATTCTTTTAAGTACATCAAATACTTAGAAAAGAACACGGAAAAGCACCTTAAGAAAACGCTTCAGAACAGAGTGAATGAAGCCTACCTTATTGCCAACAATATCTACGAAAGAAATAAAAGAAAACTATCCAAAAAACAAATCACAGAGTTAATCAAAGACTCGCTAAAACCTATCCGATTTAATAGTTCTAGAGGTTATTATTTTATCGACCATATCGATGGTTATGCGGTGATGAATGCTTCAGATCCTTCAGCAGAAGGCTCTTATATTTTGGACTATCAAGATGCAAAAGGAAATTACTTCATCCGCCAGGAAATGGAAATTGCAAAAACGGTAGGAAGTGGATTCTTTGAATATTATTGGATGAAGCCTGATCAAAAAGATAAAAAGCAATACCCTAAGGTTTCCTACATCCGCTATTTTAAAGAATTGGGATTGGTGATTGGTACTGGAGAGTATATGGACAATGTAACCAAAGACATGCAAGTGCAGGCTTTGGAACGTATGGCCTCGGTTCATTTCGGTAAAGAAGGATACCTTTTTGTCAATCAAAGAGGCAATCCCCTATTGCAACGTTGGAAGTATTACGAAAGTGCAAAACAACTTTCTGCAGAGCAATTAAATTCTCTTCCATTAACGGATGAGGATGGAGATACTACCTACTTTAACGATGTTCCTTTCCATTTAACCAATAAAAAACAGATTGGAGGTTTCTACTATTACAATTACAGAAAACCAAACAGTCAGGAAGTCACTAAAAAGTTCTCTTACCTACTCTATTTTAAAGAATGGGATTGGACCATTGGTGCCGGTGTTTACCTTGATGAGTTGGACGAGCAAATTGATGCCAAACGTGCCATGTTAATTCGTGAATTGACCACCGAACTCTTTAGAATATTATCGATCTCTACATTGTTGATTGCCATCCTTTGGTGGAGATTAAGAAAAGTGGCGACAGGAATTACCAACAACCTGCAGGAATTTTCTTCTTTCTTCGATACGGCATCAAAAGAACATGTAAAGATCAATAGAGATCGTTTGGCTTATGCCGAATTTGATCAATTGGCCGATTTAGCAAATAAAATGTTGGATGAAAGAGAGAATGATAAGCGCAAGATTATTGAAGCTTATCATGAAATTCAGACTTCAGAAGAGGAACTCCGCCAACAATCGGAGAGTTTGATTTTGACGAATCAGAAGTTAGAAGAGGCAATGAATGAAGTGAAGGCCGCACAAGTGCAGCTGATCAATTCAGAAAAAATGGCTTCTTTAGGTCAATTAACAGCTGGTATCGCTCACGAAATCAATAATCCAATTAACTTTGTGACCTCCAATGTTTTGCCATTGAAAGAAGATATCGAGGATATCATCAATCTCTTGAATAGTTGCAATGATATGATCAAAATGCACGAGAAAGGAGAAGATATCACCGAAAAAGTAAAAGAAGTCAATGCCTTAGCAGAGGAAGTGGAAGTAGATATACTTACCGATGAGATCAAGCAATTGATCCAAGGTATTGAAGAAGGTGCACAACGTACCAAAGAAATTGTTCTCGGTTTGAGAACATTCTCTAGGTTAGATGAAGATACTTTCAAACACGCTAATATTAACGAAGGAATTGCCTCGACAATTACTATCCTTAATAACAAGGCGAAAAAGAAGAATATCGAAATAAAAACCGATCTTCAGGAAAATTTACCGGAGATTCAATGTTTACCTGGTAGAGTCAACCAAGTGTTTATGAATATCATTAATAATGCTATTCAGGCTGTGGAAGAAAATACAGGTGAGATTGTGGTAAATACACATTATACTGAAGGGGATAATGATATTAATATTACTATCCGAGATAATGGCTGTGGTATGCCACAAGCTGTAATTGATAAGATTTTTGATCCTTTCTTTACAACCAAAGATGTGGGAGAAGGTACAGGATTAGGGTTATCGATTACCTATGGTATTATCAAACAGCACGGAGGACAAATTATGGTCTCTTCAAAACCTGCTACTAAAGACAATGATGAGTCTTTTACAGAATTTAGTATCCTACTTCCTATTGAAGGAAAAAAAGAATTAGAAAAGAAATAA
- the rsmH gene encoding 16S rRNA (cytosine(1402)-N(4))-methyltransferase RsmH, whose amino-acid sequence MSDYHVPVMLHECVDGLNIDPTKTYVDVTFGGGGHTREILSRLTTGKLVVFDQDPDARKNAEAINDDRLIFCAANFRYLKRFLRLHGIKTVAGILGDLGISSHQIDETSRGFSTRGEAPLDMRMAQSGAVSAKEVINEFDEKKLKEIFKLYGELTHPGKAASLIINARSQATIETTLDLMNALRPMAPRGKENRFFAQVFQAIRIEVNEELETLREMLEQGAEVLEEGGYFVIESYHSLEDRLVKNFFKSGNFEGKHEKDFYGNLLRPLKPLKSKPITASPEEIATNRRARSAKLRVAIKLPENNNPKSEI is encoded by the coding sequence ATGAGCGATTACCATGTTCCTGTAATGCTACACGAGTGTGTAGACGGTTTAAATATTGATCCAACAAAAACCTATGTGGATGTCACATTTGGAGGCGGTGGTCATACAAGAGAAATTTTAAGTCGTTTAACTACAGGTAAACTTGTTGTTTTTGATCAAGATCCTGATGCAAGAAAAAATGCAGAAGCGATTAACGATGATCGTCTGATTTTTTGTGCGGCGAACTTCCGTTACTTAAAACGCTTTTTGAGATTACACGGTATCAAAACGGTAGCTGGTATTTTGGGCGATTTAGGTATTTCATCTCATCAAATTGATGAAACATCGAGAGGATTCTCTACGCGTGGAGAAGCTCCTTTAGATATGAGAATGGCACAATCGGGTGCTGTTTCTGCCAAAGAAGTCATCAATGAGTTCGATGAAAAGAAACTAAAAGAGATCTTCAAATTATACGGAGAATTAACGCATCCGGGTAAAGCAGCAAGTTTAATTATTAATGCTCGTTCTCAAGCTACGATAGAAACTACTTTGGACTTGATGAATGCATTAAGACCAATGGCTCCAAGAGGAAAAGAAAACAGATTCTTTGCTCAGGTGTTCCAAGCCATCCGAATTGAAGTAAACGAGGAGTTAGAGACTTTGAGAGAGATGTTGGAACAAGGTGCTGAAGTTTTAGAAGAAGGTGGATATTTCGTAATCGAATCGTATCACTCTTTGGAAGATCGTTTGGTGAAGAACTTCTTTAAATCTGGAAACTTCGAAGGTAAACACGAAAAGGATTTCTATGGCAACCTTCTTCGTCCATTAAAACCTTTGAAAAGTAAGCCTATTACCGCTTCTCCAGAAGAGATTGCTACGAATAGAAGAGCTAGAAGTGCAAAATTAAGAGTAGCGATTAAGTTACCAGAAAATAATAATCCTAAGAGTGAAATCTAG